The DNA window CTTTCGTCGTGATAGTGAGCTGCGTGATGATTACAGCCACCGGATTGGAGTACTTGGAAAGCTTCCGGGTGCTGGACAGCTCCACCACCTCCTCAAAGGTATCCACAGGATACAGCGGCTTGGGGTCATTAAGACACTGAATTAGCGGTTCGATCTGATAGAAGTCCGCTTCCTTCCGAAGCAGGTCAAACTCCTTGAAGTCCAGTGGCAAAGTGAGCTCTGAGGTCCTTAAAAAGTTAAGAACATAACGGAAAAGTGGTCCATCCCTGTCAATAAAGTAATTGCCCTGAGAGTCCCTGGCAGTGGGGAAGTCTCCCCTGAACATGGCCCCAAGCATTGAGTCAGGATATCTCGTTAGAGTTGTGAGGGATGTCGTGTACATGTGTCCACCCACATTTAGCGTGACTGGATCAGTCatctagaaagagagaaatcGCAGAGTTTATCAAGCCACCACAAGAAGATTCAGTCACCTCACTGACACACACGGCAAATACTGTTTGAAAACTGCA is part of the Phalacrocorax carbo chromosome 6, bPhaCar2.1, whole genome shotgun sequence genome and encodes:
- the KCTD6 gene encoding BTB/POZ domain-containing protein KCTD6 is translated as MDNGDWGYMMTDPVTLNVGGHMYTTSLTTLTRYPDSMLGAMFRGDFPTARDSQGNYFIDRDGPLFRYVLNFLRTSELTLPLDFKEFDLLRKEADFYQIEPLIQCLNDPKPLYPVDTFEEVVELSSTRKLSKYSNPVAVIITQLTITTKVHSLLEGISNHFTKWNKHMMDTRDCQVSFTFGPCDYHQEVSLRVHLMEYITKQGFTIRNTRVHHMSERANENTVEHNWTFCRLARKTDD